The following is a genomic window from Rhodoferax sp. PAMC 29310.
TTGAATCTCATTCAGCCCCGCGAGCTGCGGTGCGTTGCCGGTGAGCAATGTGGGGGGCTCTTTGCCCCCAATGACCACGCTCGCTGGATCATCCCAATGCGACACCAACCTCAAGTACAACGCATCCACATCCGCAGCGGCCAACACCGCGGCCCCCTTATGTAGCTTGTCGCCCAAGTTAGCTTGTCGCAACGACCCCGGAAAAAATCCCTGCACCGGCCCCAGCAATGCATTCCACCTTGCCGGCGACAAGGCGGTCAGGCCGCGCGCCGCCAAACGTCGAGTAGCGGTTGGAAATGGCCGCAGCGTTTGCCACAAACGATTGGCCTGCAAATAACGGCCGTACCCACAAAAAAGCTCATCCCCCGCATCGCCCGACAGCGACACGGTGACCTGCTGGCGCGCTAGCTGCGACACCAAAAAAGTAGGAATCTGCGACGAATCAGAAAACGGCTCGCAATAGAGCGTGGGCAAACGCGGAATCACATCCAGCGCCTGCTGCGGCGAGACATACAACTCGGTGTGCTCGGTGCCCAAATGCTTGGCGACCGCTTTGGCGTGCACCGCCTCGTTGTAGCCCGCCTCGTTAAAACCAATGGTGAAGGTCTTGACCGGGCGGCTGGACTGCGCCTGCATCAACGCCACAACAGTGGATGAATCAACGCCACCGGACAAAAAAGCCCCCAACGGCACATCCGCCATCATCTGCTGCTGCACCGCAGATTTGAGCAGCACCTCCAGCGCGTCCACCGCCTGCGCAGGCGTGCCAGCAAACGGCGTAGCACACCCGGCAACAGCCACCTCGGCCGCTGACCAATAGCGCGCCACAACAGGTATGGGTTGCAAAAGTGACACGGTCAATAAGCAGCCCGGTTCCAGCTTGGCAATACCCTGATAGATAGAGTAGGGCGCCGGAATGTAGTTGTGACGCATCAGCAAACACAGCGCATTGCGGTCAATGCCTGCTGTAAAGGCAGGGTGGCTTTTAAGCGCCTTCAGCTCTGACCCAAACAGAAACGTGGCGTTTTTCCCCTGGCCTTGCCAGCCGTAATACAACGGCTTCTCACCCAAACGGTCACGCCCCAGCGTGAGCGTGCGGGTTTGCTTGTCCCAAACGGCAAAAGCAAACATGCCAACACACCGCTCCACCGTGCCTTGAATCCCCCAAGCATCGAACCCCGCCAGCAGCGACTCGGTGTCCGAATGCCCGCGCCAACTGACCTCCTTGCCTGCCGCTGCCAGCGCAGCGCGGCAATCCAGGTGGTTGTAAATCTCGCCATTAAAAGCGATCACATACCGCCCACTGCCAGAGGCCATGGGCTGATGCCCGGCCGGCGACAAATCAACAATTGCCAAACGCCGGTGTCCAAAGCCTACCCGTTGCTCACCGTCTGACCAAAAACCTGCATCATCCGGCCCCCGATTGGCAATGGTGTCGGCCATGCGCGTGAGCATAGATTCATCACCAAGCTGACCCTGGGTGGCGAGCCCACCCAAAAATCCAACAAATCCACACATCAAAACGCTCCCTTAGCGAACCATCTTTTTATAAATTGACTCAAATCGTTCACGGGCTCTCTCAATGGAGAACTCCGCATGAACACGAGTCTTTGCCTTTTGCCCCAGCTGTTGCCGCGCATCCGGCGCCATCGCCAACAGCTGCCGTAACCCAAGCGCCAAGGCCGCCGAATCCTCCTTTGGCACGACCACCCCGGTATCTGCCACCAGCATGGCAGCATCACCCACATCCGTCACCACACAGGGCAAGCCCATCGCCATGGCTTCTGCCACCACATTTGGAAAGCCCTCGGTGCGGGAAGACAGACAAAAGAGGTCCATCGCCGCCAGGCAAATTGGCACATCCGCCCGTTCGCCCAACAACACAAAGCGGTCAGGGCAGCCTGTGGCATTTATCCACTGGGCCAACTGCGCATTGTTGGCATCCAGGCCGCGCCCCACCATCAAAAAGCGTGCGTCGCTATTCTGCTGCGCGACCAAACCAGCTGCCCGCACAAAATTTTCTTGATCCTTGACCGGATGAAACCGCCCCAAATACCCGATGACCACAACATTTGAACTAAAACCGCATTGCAAGCGCAGTGCATCGCGCTGCGCCGGCGTGGCAACCAAACGTGTCAGGTCAAAGCCATTGGGCACCACCACCATGCGTGCTGCGTCGTAGCCCACGGCAATGTGCGCCCGCCGTGAAGCATCCGCCGCACAAACAATGGTATGCGGCACGGTGCGTGAGAGCCAGGCACACAACTGCCGGACAAACGCTGTCGCACGGCTGCCGCCAGCCGTTACCTCGGTGGTGCGAATGCCCCAGATCACATTGCGGTTGCCTGCCAACCGCGCAGCCACACCCCCTAGCAGATCGGCGTGGTACATCCAGGTTTGCACAACATCGGGGCGCGCTGTGCGAATCAAGCGCATCAGCCGCCACATGACGCGCGGGATATCAAGTGCAGACCGCATGCCCAAGTCATGGACTTCAAAGCCAAGGGCTTGAAGTTGTTGCCCTACGGTGCCGATTCCAGTGAGCGAAATGACGGTGTGCTGGTAGTCGGCCTTGCCATGATGTGATTCGATCAAGCGCTTGAGCATTAACTCAGCGCCGCCTACGTTCAGGCCAATTATTATATGAGTAAGCTTAATAAACAACTCTCGGCAGTAATCGAAATGACGGTAACCGAGTCAAAATAAACTTGATACAAAGAAACAAAAATAGAGTATATATAAATCCAGTGAATGCTGCAAACCAAGGTGGCATAAGATAAACCAACCATGCGAGCCAAAGCATGTCTTTAGCGGATTCTGAAATCCCTATTTTTTTCACCAGATAAAAAGAAATAAACCCCAATAAAAGTGTATATGCTAAATAAATAGGTATTAAATACGGGGCGATAAAAAACCAGCCTACGTAGCCAATATTTGTAGTCCAATCACCAACCTCAAACTTCGAGCCAAAATCACCATATTTTGTAAATGCTACACCAGCTGACATATATTTCTCACTTGGAAATAACTTACTTAGCACGATGCCATGAAATCCTTCCAGCCAAAAAGTAGTAAATTGTCCACTGGCGAGCTTAGTTTGTAAAAAATCACTCAGTCTCATGACTTCAATAACTACTGACGTTACTTGAAATCGGCCAATCAAATGAGAAATTCCATCGCCAATCAATGTAATATAACTTGCATCTCTCAATACATCAAAAAAATCAGCCGCCATTGCGGTAAGTGATAAATTGCTGTTGGCTGACGCACGGAAAATCCATTTAATATTCGTTACCACAGGGTACACTATAATAATAGCAACGCCAATAAATGCAGTAATTACTGTTGTTATTTTTTTATTTCGAATGGCTCTGCACCATTCAAAAAATATGACAAACAATAAAACACTAACCCATCCCCTTAGAATATTCGAGAGCAACCAGATTATAAGATTTGGGTAGAAATATTTGTTCTCCCGATGCATTCCATAATAGATAAAAAATAAAGCATCAGTAGGTATAAAAACCCACAGCATAGAAAATAAGGAACCTTCCGTTCTGTTGCTTGACCCCGCAATGTTGACCCCAGTTGATATATTAAATATCATGAAGGAAATCTGTAGCACAAGCAATAGCTTTCCAATTCGTTTGCCAACTTGATCATCATCGAAACAAAAATTTATCTTTTTGATTTTTAATTTCGAAATAAATTTAAAAACAGGCCACATGATGGCAATATACGACAATACAACAAGTGTGGTAGCCCATAATAGGGCAGTTCGACTATAAAGCGAAATGCCAGATAGATCGCCTATAAGTTCGCCTGTATTCCATATAATTAATGCGGCCAAAATATTACTAAAAACATATAGAAACAGCCATGGCCAATATATTTTCATATAATTATTACTAATCTGTAATTTCTATTAATTTTCTTTAGGATGGTCTGCATAACTCATATTTCGGCTCGGCCAGCCTATATGAATCAATGAGTTACGGATGCTAAAACGGTTGAAATCGGACTTATGCAGAGGTTCCTTAATGCCTTGGAAAGGTCATTAAAGCCATCCTTTTGATTTCATTATTGATGCAGGGTATATAAGTAAACACCAGACCTTAAGTACAGCATCAAAACCACTCCAAGCTTCAAACAGATTAATGTTACTATTGATGGTATGACGGAGATAGCTCCCTATTATTTGAGAGCCATAAGAGATATTAAATTTCAAATAAGGCCTGTAGGAAAAGATAGTTGCTTTAAGTGCATCCGCTTTGGCTTCCGGATACCTTACCAGCATGCTTTTTGTGTTTGAATAAGAAGAAGGTAGCGCAGTGTCGTAGACACGTAATACATCATTCACATAAATATATTTGTATTTTTCTGAAATCTTCGACCAAACAAATCCATTGGTATAACCAGGCTTCATCAGCTCAAAAAATGGCTTAATAATTTCAATTTTCGAAAACTGAAATAGTTCATTTGTGATTCCCCACTTGAATCGAATCTCTCCCTCGTTTGCCAAAATGCAGTCGGCGTCAAATTTTTTTCCAACTAATAAGCCGGACTCATTGACGCATCTTCCACAAACTCCCGCTACAAGTTCATCATTGCAACTGGTATCAATATATTCTTTTACTATAGCTAGAGCACCCGGAGTAAGTTGATCATCATGATCCAACACAGCGACATATTTGCCATCCGCAATCAAACAGCCTGTAAATACCGATTTTGATCCAAAATAATTAATTTTCAAAAAAGAATGTTTAACCTTAAATGGTGCTTCATTAGTAATTTTTTCGATAAGTGATTTGGTCAGTCCATCATCACACGAAGCATCATCTACTAGTATCCACTCGAAACTATCGTGGGACTGCTTAAGTAAGCTTTCATATGTTGACCACAACGTCTGTGAGCTGTTGTAGCAAGGTGTAATTATGCTGAATAAAGGCATTATTGTCTAGTCTCATGCAAAATTGGGACTTTAAGTTTACTAACTTTTCTCAAATGGCTTATGTATTCATTAATACTAATCAAACTTATTGATTTAATTGCCAACCATAAAAAATTAATTGAAGTCTTTCTTCTATTTTTTAAATCAATTAAAAAATTTGTCACTGAAAAAATGAATATATCTTTTCTTTTTTTTGGGTATTTTTTTAAAAAATGTCCAGCGTGATGAGCATATAGTGCTTTAATTTGCAGGTTGGATGATTTACTTATTGAGCCAGATGAGTTAACTCTGTATTCGCCTAAAACGTTGTCTAATATAACTCCCCAACCTGAACTTAAATACTCCCACGAGTAAAATAAGTCAAGCGTATCAAATTTTGGATGATCCGTTTTTCTGGCACATTTTCTATACATAATTGAACTGTGCGCTGCAACCGAGCCAAATCTAAGTGCTTTTTCAAATGTGACAATTCCATTGGTGAACATCGAATAATCACCAGCCTCGCCTGGAAAGAAATTACCCCAATCATCAAAGAGATTCATGCGATGCCAAACTACCGTGCAATCCAAATTTTTCTCAAAGAAATCCACCTGCTTTTTTAGTTTTTCAGGTAAAAATAAATCGTCGCCATCACAGTGGCTTACTAATTTACAATTAGCTATATTGTGTGTGGTTACAAAGTTCTTGAATGCCCCAATATTTTCCTCATGAAAAATAGGCTTCACAACCCCTGGATATTTCTCTGCAAACCACTGCACAATCGCGCGCGTCCCATCTGTTGAGCAATCATCGCTCACGATTACTTCAAAATCAAAATCAGTTTCCTGATCGACAATGCTTTGTAAACATTGGCGAATGTATTTTTCCTGGTTGTAAGTCACCACGCAAACGGATACTTTGGGTTTCTTCTCAATCATTTCCATTGCTTATCCTTGCGTAGCAAAGCGTGCGCGCCATTTGCTGCCAATTGTTTCCCTAACCAGTGACGAACCTATGGCGGCTATTGCGACCATGGCCAAGCTCATGACGGCAATGCCTACAGCGAGCTGCCCGCGATCATGCGGCCAAGTTACCAAGCTATGCGCAAGTAGGGCACCTAGCACGGTCAGCAGCACGATCGCGCCCACATCTCGCAGCAGCCACTGGGTATGCAGACCCTTGACAAACCGACGGTGCACTTTGGGCACCCACGCCAAAAAATACACTGCATTCGCGCCGAACCAGGCCCACCCTGCGCCGATAACGCCGTAGTGCAGGGTGGCCCATATCAATGCGGGTATCAATAACAAGACAAAGAAGGCATTGCCGATCATGTGCAGTCGTAAATCTCCTTTGGCAAATTGCAGGTAATAGGGAAAGGCGCCCAGGGCCAGAATGCCATTGCCCAAGGCGTAAAGTGTGAGTACTGGGGCCGCCTGGCGGGCAATGGCGGCGTCGCCTGTCCAGGCCCATAGCACTTGTTCGGAGAAGAACGCCAACATCAGCGCGGCGGGTATGGCAATGACGCCCACCAATTGGGTGGCGTTGCGATACAGGCGAATCACGCCATCATCGTCTCCCGTTGCAGCGAGCTTGCTCATACGGGGAAGCAGTGCGCCGCTAATAGGACCACTGATGGCCATCACACCGCTGGCCACCAGCACTGCGAGCGTGAAGTAGGCGTAATCAGATAACGGTAGCAATTTGGACAGGACCAGCTTGTCGGTCTGCGTAACCAACACCCAAACTGAGCTGGTGAACGCAATGCTGAGCGAGAACTTGAGCACGCTGCGCAGTGGCGCCCATTGCCACGACGTGCGCTTTGCCGCGACTACTTTGGGCAGCAAGCGGTACGTTTTGGTGATCAGTACCACGACTTCAACCACCGCCAGTACCAATTGGTAACTAAAGAACTGTGTCGGGCTGGTGCCGACGTAAATGAAGAAAGGTATCACCAGCACAAAGCGGGCGGTTGACATTGCGATATTGAAGCCGCTGAGCCATACGAGGCGCTCAAACCCGTTGATAGCACCGCGGTACAGCCCGCACACCCAGCGCAACGCAACAATGAGCGCCATGAGCTTGATGGCGTGCTGCACTTCCGTCAAAGGAAGTTGTTGCACCTTCAGCCAGCTGCTGGCAATCACGCCGGACCCGGCCACCATGGCCGAGCCGCCGAGCACGGCGACGCCGATAAAGATACCTTCCATGGCCCGCAGCAGACGACGCAAACTGAGCGCGTCAGTTGCCCCCCCGTTAAAACGAGCGGTTTCTCGCGCCATGGTGGGTGTCAGGCCCATGTCCAGTAGTTGGAACCAGGCCTGTAGCATGGCAAAAAAACCGACCAGCCCATAAGCCTCCGCCCCCATGTACTTCACGTACATGGGCACCATGACGATGCCAATCAGGGTGACGTAGATTTGACTTGCATAGTTTGCAAGTATGTTGCGCTTAAGGGACATCTGATTACGCTTGTTGCGCTTTGCTTGCCATGAGTTGGTGTTCCAAGGTCAACAGGCGGCGTTGGCGTTCCTTAATGCGACGTGCTGGATTGCCGGCATAGATGCCAAAGGCTTCGCAGTTTCTATTGATCAAGCTGAGCGCCCCAACGGCAACACCATCTTCCAGCGTGACGCCGGGCAATATAACGCTGCCGCAGCCCACGATGACGTGCTTGCCCAGGAAAACATTGGCGTGGGTCACGCCCGTGTATTTGCTGGGTACGGTCGGGTTGGTCATTGTGGCGCCCGAAAAGTCGTCACTACTGGAGTAGATGGAAACGCGGGAGGAGATATTGCAGAAATCGCTAAGCGTGATTTGTCCGGCGCCAATCAATGAGGAGTAAACGGCGATATGAACATGGTGGCCGACACTGATGCCGCCGACACCTGCAGACAGTACGCAAAAGTCGTCAATACGGACGTCATTTGCCAATGCGATTCGACTGATTCCGTAAAACGAGGCCTTGCTTGAGATTTGGACGTTGTCCCCCACCGCTGCAAAGCCAAGGCGTTCAATGGCCTCACGGCTCAACATCGTCATTTCAGGCTCCTCGAATGAGGTCAACCACCCGCTGTTGCTCATCGGGCTGCAGGTTGGGATAAATTGGTAGGCACAACACTTTGGCCGAGGCATCGGCTGCAACGGGCAGGTTGTCACGCTGGGCCGAAGGCATGCTGCGGTACATGGGGAAGTCTGAAATCAGTGGGTAGAAGTAACGGCGCGCAAAGATGCCATGGTCTTTTAGCTTTTGGTACAGGGCGTCACGGCTCAGTGGGTAATCCGGCTGCACCAGGATGGGAAAGTAAGAGTGATTGGATTCAGTTTGGCCCGAGTCGTCGATGCATTGAATGCCTTTGACGCCAGACAGCTGCTTACGGTAGGCAATATCAATTTCTTTGCGGCGGGACAGTGCCGCGTCAATGTGCTTGAGCTGTAGCAGACCAAAGGCGGCGTTTAGCTCGCTCATCTTGCCGTTGATGCCTGGGGCGACGACGGTGACTTCGTCCACAAAGCCAAAGTTTTTCAGGTGGTCGATGCGTTGCTTAGTTTTCGCATCAGGGCAGATGATAGCTCCACCTTCAAAGGTGTTGAACACCTTGGTGGCGTGAAAACTGAGCACAGAAAGGTCACCATGATTTAGTACGCTCCCGCAATGACACTGAACACCAAAGGCGTGTGCGGCGTCGTAAATAACCTTAAGGTTGTAGTTGTCGGCAATCTTTTGGATGGCATCAACATCGCAAGGGTGACCATAGCAGTGCACAGGCATGATGGCCGTGGTCTGTGGTGTGATGGCAGCTTCGATCTTGGCCGGGTCCAGATTCAGCGTGTTCGGGTCCACGTCCACAAAGACAGGCTTGATCCCATTCCAGAGCAATGAGTGCGCGGTGGCCACAAATGAATACGGCGTGGTGATGACCTCACCGGTGATGCGCAGCGCCTGCAACGCGGTGACCAGCGCAATGGTGCCGTTGGTGAACAGGCAGATGTGCTTGACGCCCAGGTAGTCGCACAGCGCTTGTTCCAGCTGCTGGTGAAACGGGCCGCCGTTGGTGAGAATCTTTTTGTCCCAAATTTTCTCCAGGTAGGGAATGAACTCCTCCAGAGGCGGCAAGTAGGGCTGGGTGACGTATATGGGTTTTGACATTATTGATTCTGCTATGCTATTAATAGCTACTCACGCATATTCTGTATAGGGTATACGTTGTTTTTACGTAATATTTTTTGCAACATACCAAGGAATTGCTTTTGCCAGACCTTGTTCGATGCGCTCGGTGGGGGCATAACCCAGAAGCTGCTGCGCTTTGCCAATGTCGGCCAAGCTATGGCGCACATCTCCTGCTCGAAAGTCTCGGTGGATTGGTTGGGTGTCAGGTTTGACACCGTAGGCGGCCAAGTTGTCGCGCAGCAGTGAGAAAAGCGTGTTGAGCGTTGTGCGGTCGCCCACTGCGACGTTGTAGATTTGGTTGTTCGCTTCGGGGGTCGTGTTTGTGGCGGCCAGCAAGTTGGCCTGGACAGCATTGGCTACAAAGCAGAAGTCGCGGCTGGTTTCGCCGTCGCCATTCACGTAAATCGGTTCACCCGCGAGTAGGGCCGCGGTCCATTTAGGGATAACGGCCGCATAGGCGCCATTGGGGTCTTGGCGGGGCCCAAACACGTTGAAGTACCGCAGGCCCACGGTGTTGAAGCCGTAGCAGCGGGCAAAGACGTCGGCATAAAGCTCGTTGACGTACTTGGTCACCGCGTAAGGGCTGAGTGGCTTACCAATGGTGTCTTCCACCTTGGGCAAGCCGGGGTGGTCGCCATAGGTGGAGCTGCTGGCAGCATAGGTGAAGCTTTTTACCTTTGCATCGCGGGCTGCCAGCAGCATGTTCAAAAAACCGCTGATGTTGGTGGCGTTAGTGGTAATGGGGTCAGCCAAGCTGCGTGGCACGCTGCCCAGTGCGGCTTGGTGCAAGACGAAGTCAACGCCAGCACAGGCTTTTTGGCAGTCCACCAGGTTACAGATGTCTCCCTGAATGAACTGAAAATTGGCCCATTGCGCGGGTGTGACCAAGGTTTGCACCTCGTTGAGGTTGCGCTGATGGCCGGTGGCAAAGTTGTCTAGGCCAACCACTCGCTGGTTCAATTTGAGCAGGGTTTCGAGCAAGTTGCTGCCGATGAAGCCGGCCACGCCGGTCACCAGCCAGGTGTTCGGCTCGGATTGCAGGCGGGTTTGAAGTTGGTTGAAGGCGGTCATGAGTGCTCTAAATTTGATAGCTGTCTGCGCTTATTTTTAGGGCGTTAGAGGCGTATATCGCTATCAACCGCCGGCAACAGGTACTTCAGGTCATACAGCACATGTTCAGGTTTTCCTAGAGCGCGAATAGCGGCTGCGCCCATGGTTTTGAACTGGTGGTGGGCCACGGCGATGATGATGCCGTCATAGGCGCCCAGTGCTGGTTGCAACACGGGGGTGATGCCATATTCGTGCTGTGCCTCCGTGGCATCAGCCCAGGGGTCAAACACATCGGCCTGCACGTCGTAGTCCGCCAGTTCATTGACGATATCTACCACGCGGGTGTTGCGCAGGTCGGGGCAGTTTTCTTTAAATGTCAGTCCCATAACCAAGATGCGCGCGCCTTGCACTGGCAGGCGGCGTTTGGTCATAGTTTTAACGAGTTGGGTGACCACATAGGCGCCCATGCCGTCGTTCAAGCGGCGACCCGCCAAAATAATTTCGGGATGGTAGCCAATGGACTGCGCTTTGTGGGTGAGGTAATAGGGATCCACGCCAATGCAATGGCCCCCGACCAAGCCCGGCCTGAATGGTAAAAAGTTCCACTTGCTACCAGCGGCCTGCAAGACGGCTTCAGTGTCGATCTCCAATTTGTTAAAGATGAGGGCCAGCTCGTTGATGAGGGCGATGTTGACATCGCGCTGGGTGTTTTCAATGACTTTGGCCGCCTCGGCCACTTTGATGCTGCTGGCTTTGTGGGTGCCTGCGGTGACTATTTCGTTGTAGAGCGCATCGACCAAGTCAGCCACTTCGGGGGTGGAGCCGGAGGTTACTTTTTTGATGGTGGTGACGCGGTGCTCTTTGTCGCCAGGGTTGATGCGCTCAGGGCTGTACCCGCAGAAAAAGTCTTGATTGAATTTGAGCCCGCTGAATTTCTCCAGCACTGGCACGCAGTCTTCTTCAGTGCAACCAGGGTATACGGTTGACTCATAAATGACGATATCGCCGATTTTCAGCACTTTACCAACAGCCTCGCTGGCCTTAAGCAGCGGGGTGAGATCGGGGCGCTTGTGTGCGTCGATGGGGGTCGGAACCGTAAAGATGTAGCAATTGCAGGCGCTTAGGTCATCTAGCTCAGTGGTAAAGCTCAGCAGTTGTGCCGCTTTCAACTCTTCAGGAGAGGTCTCCAGCGTGAAATCATGTCCGCTTTTGAGTTCAGTAATGCGTTTGAGGTTGATGTCAAAGCCGACCACAGGTCGTTGCTTACCGAATTCAACCGCCAATGGCAGTCCAACATAGCCTAAGCCAATGATGGCTATTTTGATGTCAATCATGAAGTGCAAAAACTAGTTAACGCCGGCAATGGCGGGTCTCATACTCGCAGCGCTTACGCACCAGCGAAACTGGGTTAGCCGGGCGTAAAGGGCTGCATAGCCGAGGGCGGCTAACGCCAATCCGAGCATTTGAAAGCCGGTTTCCCCTGCAAGAAAATAGCCCCAAGTGGCGGGAATAAGCGCAACAAGCCAGCATAGTGGCGCCGTCATGCCATTTTGGAGCCGCCGGCTCATGTTCGGAAAAACCTTGCGAACAACCCGGCGGTGTAAAAAATGATGCAGGTGAGCCTTGTCAGGCTGGCCGGGGTGGTGCCCCTCTCTTCTTCGTTTTCTAGCAACGGAGGAAGCGACTTCCAATACGGAATAGGCACAGACCATGAGTGTGGTCCACGCACTAAACTGTACGTGGCGCATTGGCAACAGCACTGCCATCCATGCCACCATAAAGCCGAGCAGGTAGGCTCCCCCATCACCCAAAAACAGCTTCCCAAGAGGCCAGTTGGCAACTAAAAACCCGACTGAGCAAACGGCTAGCAAGAAACAGACGCTTGCAGCTGTTGGGTCAGAAAATTTGAGTGCAATGAAACCCATCGATGATATTTATTGCGTTGCTGACGCCGCCAACGGCAAATGCCGTAAACAACACGGCAAAGGGCGTGAACTGCAGTGCCCAATCAAGCGTGGGGATGCGGGTGTCCCTCATGGCGACATCGGATAGATACCAAGCCAGCACACCACTGAGCATGGTGGCCAACAATCGCGGTGTCACGCCCACCCGCTTCGTGATGTCTTCCAGTAAGCCAAAAAAAAATGCCGGGACTGCTGCCAGCAGGACGGTGCGAAGAATTACTCCGGCCTCACCAGTAGCTGAGTAGGTGGCGACCAATAAGCCACAAAAAACCGCTATGCCGCCCACGCGTGGCGTTGGGTGCTCATGATGATTTTGAACACCGCCTGCATTGTCATTAGTCAGCCATCCATGCCAGTTTTGGCTGGAGATAAGCAGGATAGCGACTAGGCACGTGGCGGAAAACACCAGCAGATAGGTTGACATTTTTGACTCCCATTTTTATCTTTATGTTTTTATCTTTATTTTTTTATTGCTGGCTCGACCGCCCTAGAGCCCTGCGCCACGACTGGCCTAGTCGCTGGTATTTTTCTGCGGACTCTGCTGACTGCGCCGCACCGCGAATGGCGCTTCGAATGAACACAAAAAGCAGCAGCACCATGCCCGTGGCAAGGGTCGTTAGAACGGCAATCAGTGCCTTCTTGGGCTTGCTTTTTCGCTCTGGTGGCTGGGCGATGTCAATAACTTGTATGACGGCACCTTCTCTTGCTTCGTCTACTTTGGCCAATTCGAACTGTTTGGCGAACAACTCAAAGAGTGTTTCAAAATATTTCACATTGCGGTAACGTGCAATGTAGTCGGCGTCACCTGAGCTTGGTGGGGTGGTTGTCTTTTCGGCTTTGCTGAACTGCGCTCTCAACGCTCCCAGTTCGGTCAGGGCTTGTTTGAAATCGGGGGCGGATTCGGTCAGGTAGCCTCGCATGCTGGCCAGCTTGACTTCTTGCGCGGCAATTTGAGCCTGCAATTCAGCCACGGCTTTGATAGCTGCTTCAGGGCTTGATTTCAGCGCCGAGCTATTGACGCCACCGGTCTGTAAGGCTTGTTCCGCCTGGGTCAGCTGGTTCTTGGTTTGTAAGAGTTGCTTCTCAAAGAAAACCCTCCGTTGTTGAGCTTCTGTGACGGCCAAGCGAGTCAACATGTCACCCAGCTCTTCAACATAAGCATTGGCAAGTTGGGCACTGAAGGCGGGGTCCGTATCGCTCACCTCGACAGAGATGAGTCCGTCTTTGCCACTAGATATGTTGCTGGCAGCCTGAAGTGTTCCCCGTGCATCAGTTTTTAGCTTCGATTCATAGCGTTCGATCAGTTTGAAACGATCGATCAAGTTGTTTGCGATAGATTCGCTCTTCAGGAAAGCCACGAACTGGTCATTGGGGTTTTTTATCCCCGATGCAGCACCCGCCAGACCACCCAACGCTCCAAGACCAGCCAGCATGGCAGCAGCACCGCTTTGTTGTTGCTGGGGGGGCATAAATACCGTGGCTGCGGTGTAAGTG
Proteins encoded in this region:
- the asnB gene encoding asparagine synthase (glutamine-hydrolyzing) — encoded protein: MCGFVGFLGGLATQGQLGDESMLTRMADTIANRGPDDAGFWSDGEQRVGFGHRRLAIVDLSPAGHQPMASGSGRYVIAFNGEIYNHLDCRAALAAAGKEVSWRGHSDTESLLAGFDAWGIQGTVERCVGMFAFAVWDKQTRTLTLGRDRLGEKPLYYGWQGQGKNATFLFGSELKALKSHPAFTAGIDRNALCLLMRHNYIPAPYSIYQGIAKLEPGCLLTVSLLQPIPVVARYWSAAEVAVAGCATPFAGTPAQAVDALEVLLKSAVQQQMMADVPLGAFLSGGVDSSTVVALMQAQSSRPVKTFTIGFNEAGYNEAVHAKAVAKHLGTEHTELYVSPQQALDVIPRLPTLYCEPFSDSSQIPTFLVSQLARQQVTVSLSGDAGDELFCGYGRYLQANRLWQTLRPFPTATRRLAARGLTALSPARWNALLGPVQGFFPGSLRQANLGDKLHKGAAVLAAADVDALYLRLVSHWDDPASVVIGGKEPPTLLTGNAPQLAGLNEIQRMMALDTLTYLPDDILVKVDRAAMGNSLEGRVPFLDHRVVEFAWSLPQSMKLRDGVGKWVLREVLYRHVPKALIERPKMGFAVPIGDWLRGPLKEWAAALLDESRLQKEGFFHPKPVRQKWEEHLSGVRNWQGHLWDVLMFQAWLEQQ
- a CDS encoding glycosyltransferase family 2 protein — encoded protein: MEMIEKKPKVSVCVVTYNQEKYIRQCLQSIVDQETDFDFEVIVSDDCSTDGTRAIVQWFAEKYPGVVKPIFHEENIGAFKNFVTTHNIANCKLVSHCDGDDLFLPEKLKKQVDFFEKNLDCTVVWHRMNLFDDWGNFFPGEAGDYSMFTNGIVTFEKALRFGSVAAHSSIMYRKCARKTDHPKFDTLDLFYSWEYLSSGWGVILDNVLGEYRVNSSGSISKSSNLQIKALYAHHAGHFLKKYPKKRKDIFIFSVTNFLIDLKNRRKTSINFLWLAIKSISLISINEYISHLRKVSKLKVPILHETRQ
- a CDS encoding glycosyltransferase family A protein, giving the protein MPLFSIITPCYNSSQTLWSTYESLLKQSHDSFEWILVDDASCDDGLTKSLIEKITNEAPFKVKHSFLKINYFGSKSVFTGCLIADGKYVAVLDHDDQLTPGALAIVKEYIDTSCNDELVAGVCGRCVNESGLLVGKKFDADCILANEGEIRFKWGITNELFQFSKIEIIKPFFELMKPGYTNGFVWSKISEKYKYIYVNDVLRVYDTALPSSYSNTKSMLVRYPEAKADALKATIFSYRPYLKFNISYGSQIIGSYLRHTINSNINLFEAWSGFDAVLKVWCLLIYPASIMKSKGWL
- the wzy gene encoding oligosaccharide repeat unit polymerase → MKIYWPWLFLYVFSNILAALIIWNTGELIGDLSGISLYSRTALLWATTLVVLSYIAIMWPVFKFISKLKIKKINFCFDDDQVGKRIGKLLLVLQISFMIFNISTGVNIAGSSNRTEGSLFSMLWVFIPTDALFFIYYGMHRENKYFYPNLIIWLLSNILRGWVSVLLFVIFFEWCRAIRNKKITTVITAFIGVAIIIVYPVVTNIKWIFRASANSNLSLTAMAADFFDVLRDASYITLIGDGISHLIGRFQVTSVVIEVMRLSDFLQTKLASGQFTTFWLEGFHGIVLSKLFPSEKYMSAGVAFTKYGDFGSKFEVGDWTTNIGYVGWFFIAPYLIPIYLAYTLLLGFISFYLVKKIGISESAKDMLWLAWLVYLMPPWFAAFTGFIYTLFLFLCIKFILTRLPSFRLLPRVVY
- a CDS encoding glycosyltransferase is translated as MIESHHGKADYQHTVISLTGIGTVGQQLQALGFEVHDLGMRSALDIPRVMWRLMRLIRTARPDVVQTWMYHADLLGGVAARLAGNRNVIWGIRTTEVTAGGSRATAFVRQLCAWLSRTVPHTIVCAADASRRAHIAVGYDAARMVVVPNGFDLTRLVATPAQRDALRLQCGFSSNVVVIGYLGRFHPVKDQENFVRAAGLVAQQNSDARFLMVGRGLDANNAQLAQWINATGCPDRFVLLGERADVPICLAAMDLFCLSSRTEGFPNVVAEAMAMGLPCVVTDVGDAAMLVADTGVVVPKEDSAALALGLRQLLAMAPDARQQLGQKAKTRVHAEFSIERARERFESIYKKMVR